The region GCTCCGAGCGCCCGTAGCTCAACTGGATAGAGCACCTGACTACGGATCAGGAGGTTGGGGATTCGAATTCTCCCGGGCGCATGCTTTCCTTCCTTCGGAAGTCAAACCTGCGCCCGCGAGAATTCGGGCGCTCGTGGAGCTTCGCTCCCCTTCGCTGGCCAAATTCTCCCGGGCACTTCCTTTTTTTTGGGGCTCAGGTGCCGGTGTGGGATGGTCGGGGGGCTCGCGGGGGCTTCGCCCGCTCGCGGGGGCAGACCTGCCGGGCGATCGGGCCGCGGGTGGTCGACTTACTCCAACGCTTTCCTCAAGGACGGGTGCCTTCGCATGCGCGTCAGACTGGCGGAGAAACGGGATGTGGATCGGTTGCTTGAACTCATGCGGGGGCTTGCGCGGTTCGAGGAGTACATCGACGACTTTGCGGTGACGCGGGAGAGCGTGCTGGAGCATGGGTTCGGGGACGACCGTCTCTTCACGGCGTTCGTGGCCGAGCAGGGCGATGATCTCGTCGGGATGGCTGTGGTCTACACGATTCCGTGGACCTATACGCTGCGGCCGAAGGTTGTGCTCAAGGAGCTGTTCGTCGAAGA is a window of Candidatus Palauibacter australiensis DNA encoding:
- a CDS encoding GNAT family N-acetyltransferase — encoded protein: MRVRLAEKRDVDRLLELMRGLARFEEYIDDFAVTRESVLEHGFGDDRLFTAFVAEQGDDLVGMAVVYTIPWTYTLRPKVVLKELFVEESARDAGAGKALMAAVISHAESIDAAEVIWTVMDGNRTAEGFYRSLGASPDLKWNNWSLNLDAKAPRAR